A region of the Thermoplasmata archaeon genome:
ACCCTTATTGCAAGGCCAGGGCCAGGAAACGGTTGTCGCTCAGAAACACTAAGTCCCAGATATCTTGCTAATTCCCTGACTTCATCCTTATAAAGATCTCTCAATGGCTCTAAAATTCTCAATTTGATATTTTTTGGTATGCCCCCTACATTATGATGAGTCTTAATGGTCTCTCTCAGTTCGTCCCCAGATTCTATCCAATCTGGTGCTATTGTGCCTTGAACTAAATAATGTGCTCCAAACTTCTGTGCTTCTCGCTCAAATATTCTTATAAATGTTTCTCCGATAACTTTTCTTTTTTGTTCAGGATCTGCTATTCCTTTCAAACCATTTAAAAATGTATCGATCTCTGATAAACTTAAAAAATTTATGCCCAAGCCCTTCAACATCTGAATAACTTCTTCATTTTCATATTTTCTCATCAAACCTGTATCTATGAATATAGCCTCTAGATTAGCTCCTATAGCTTTGCTTACAAGTATCGCAGCTACTGTGCTATCTACCCCGCCAGATACTGCAATAACTGCCTTATCATTTTTTATAGTTTCTCTGATATTTAATATAACCTCTTCAACAAATTTTGACGGATCAAAAATCTTAAGTTTAGTCATTTATACTCACTCCTACTTATCCTGATCTAAGAAACTCTTTAGTTCTCTCTCATTTTCCTGTTCTATGTTTTTTATATCCTCACTCTGAAATTTATTCAATCTATCAGCTAACTTTTCTGAACCCACTGCTAAAATACGTGCCGCCAGCAAAGCTGCATTTTTGGCATTATCTATACCAACAACTGCAACAGGAACACCTTTTGGCAACTGTGCCATAGAGAGCAATGAATCGTATGGTACCTTCCCTGATAGCGGAACACCTATCACCGGTTTTAGAGTATATGAAGCTATAAATCCTGGCAATGCAGCACTTAGCCCAGCAAACGCTATGAATACCTTTGCATCGCTTCTAGTAATGTGATCTCTCAAATGATCCGGAGATCTATGTGCAGATATTATAGATATATTATACTCAATTTTAAGTTGCTTTAAAACAGAAATGCAGTCTTTTAATACAGGTAAGTCACTCTTGCTTCCTAAAATTATTTCAATATCCATACATAGGAAAAAAAGAAACAGTAAATAAATATTATGTTTTCATTATTATTGCTAAAAATATCAAAAACCCAATAACTACTCCAATAATGGCAGCGCCAGCATAAAATAACGTTGGATATATTATCTGCCCAGTCATAAAGCCAACCTCATGCTGAATGCTGTATTTATATAATATATATATTATCCCAATTACCAGGCCTACAACTAATAGTATTGATCCTGCCACTCTGCTCTTACCACTACCAAAATAGGCTGTAAAAATTCCCAATATAAATAATGTCAGAGCAAACAAAGATATAATAACTCCAATAAATGCGTCTAAAGATAACATTTTTTAGCACCTTCATAGTTTTAGAATTTAATTCCTGTTAACGTCTTTGTATCTATAACACCCGCAATGTTTCTGATCTGATCCACCACTATTTTTCCTAATTCATTGAAATCTTTGGCATCTATTTTAGCGATTAAATCATATTCTCCGAACAATGGATGCAATTCTACAATTTCTTTAATGTTTTTTAATGCGTTATATACATCATGTTCTTTTCCCGGCGCAGTACTAATTAACACAAAGCCGACAGCCATTAAAATCACCTATTAAAAGTAATATCTATCCATATTATAAAACTTTCTAAAATGTGAAGGTGTCAATTTACGTTGAGCATTTAGGATTCCATAGAATCTATATGTTTTTTATCTAATCTTTATCAATTGACAGGCCAACGGTCTATATAAAAACATACGATCTTACGCCTGAGATCAAAGAGCTCATGTTCAAATGTGAATCTGTAAAAACCTGTTTCTAGGTTTAGAAAATACTCATGCATCACAAACAGTATTATCAAAGATGGTTATCAAGGGCATCGATATATACGTAATTAAACTGATAAGTATCTATAATGTTATTATGTTATCGTAATGAATGCAAATGAAGTTTTGAATTTATCATTCCATCGGAGTATGTTATGAAAGTCAAGATGGTTGAGAAGATCTGGGTTCATGAAATGCGGATATTCAAAGTCTCGCGCATCTTTCTAAGAATCTCTATAACAAAGCAGATTTTGTAAAAATCAGAAAAGAGGCAAGATCTCCATTGTGAAGGTATCACAAATACTATAAAGATCTACTAAAAATACTTAGTGCTAGAAAAATAACAGATTGTTTACTTTATAATTGCGACACTAAATAAAAAAATTTAATAAATACTAAAGCTTATGCGGAATGAGTAAAATATGAGTACATATAATGAATTTGTATCAAGTTTATCGAATAAAAAAGAGAATATAGATAATAATATAGATAGATACATTAGAAATAGATACAGTGGCGAAATATTTGATCTAATAAAATATATTACTATACATGGGAAAAGACTGCGCGGTTTGCTTTTAACAATAGCGAGCGAAGCATACAAAGGAAATACTATAAAAACTGAAAATCTGGCAGTTAGTGCAGAGCTAGGACATTCAGCCAGTTTAGTTCACGACGATATTATGGATCGGACAAGAGAAAGAAGAGGCACTGAATCGTTCTGGGTTAAATATGGCCTTGAAAGGGGTATAATATTACCGCATATACTTATTTCAGAGTCTTTAAATATAGCAAGAAACGAAGGAGAAGAATTTGTAAGGATCGGTATTTCAACATGGCAAAGAGCCTCTTACGGCCAATATCTTGATTTTATCGCAGAAGAAGAAAAGAATCATGATAAACTTGATTATTTAAACGTAATTGATTTAAAAAGTGGATCCTTATTTGAAGGTGCGGTTGAAACAAGTGCTTATATAGTAAAAGGGTCCAAGCAGTTTATAGAAGAAGCTAAGAATTTTGGGAGATTGTTAGGAATATCTTATCAGATAAGTGATGATTTTATCGGCGCAATTTTAAGTGAAGAGGGTGGCGGAAGCAACAAGCTTTTTAAATACTACCTGCTTAAAAAAGGAATAGATATCTCAAATAAAGACAAAACATTTAATTTTGTTTTAGACTGGATAAAAAAAGAATTTAATCAACTCAACAAAAATAAAGAGTTCTATCTTACTGATACCTTAAGATTTTTTTTGGTATATTCAATTGTGGAAATATTCAGAGAAACTAATGAATATGTATCGCAGGTTAAAGAAACACTAGAAAACATTTTAATCTGAGTTATTCACTTTTTTATTCTTTAAAGCTTCATCTTCCAGAAGCAGTTCTCCGATCAGGTCTTTTATTTTCCATTCAATAGATACTGGAGTAGTTACCGCAACAATAGTTTTTTTCAAAGACTCGTTATTTTTTAAGAGCTCGAATATGATATTAATCTCTTTATTTGAAAAGCCATGTAAGATCATCACCTTTCTTTCTCCAGAAGCAATATCAGAGTCATCTAGTTTCTTGAACATAAATATTGGTAAAAAGATCAATTTATATAATTTTTTGCAATAAAAAATTAAAAGAGAAACACAAAATTAAAAAATAGGATTGAAATAAGGTATATTATGATGCACGTAAATGAAAGGCAAATGAAACAGATGATGAAGAAGATGGGCATGCAAACTAAAGATATAGAGGCTGAAGAAGTATACATCAAAGGGATCTTCAAAGATTATAAGATTTCGAATCCTAAAATTACAGTTGTAGAGGTACAAGGGCAGAAAGTATTGCAGATAATCGGAGATATGAAAGAAATAGATAAAGAAAAACCAGTTTACAATGAAGAAGATCTGAATATTGTAATCTCTCAAACAAATGTATCCAAAGAAGAGGCTATTGAAGCTTTGAAATCAACTAATGGATCGCCTGCAGAAGCGATAATATACATAATGAATAAACATGGATCTAATTGAAGAAGTTTTGAAAAAGATAGTACCTTCGCCGCAACAAAGAGATAAACTTGAAAGAATTATTGTAGATACTAAATCTAAAATAATTTTAGAGATAAAAAAATTGAATTTAGATGCAGATGTGGTACTGGTTGGTAGCGTTGCAAAAGATACTTATATAAACAATACAGACATTGATTTTTTTGTTAGATTTTCAAAAGAATATGAAGAAATTTTATTAAAAAAATACATAATAAATATAGGTTCTTCTGTATTTAAGAATTATGACCTTAAATATGCACAGCATCCATACGTTAGTGGAAAAATAGAAGAAATTGAGGTGGATTTAGTTCCTTGTTATAAGATCGATAATCCAGCCCAGAAAATAAGCACGGTGGATCGTACTCCATTTCACACTGAATTTATACTTAGCAATTTAAAAGATTCACAAAA
Encoded here:
- a CDS encoding nascent polypeptide-associated complex protein — translated: MMHVNERQMKQMMKKMGMQTKDIEAEEVYIKGIFKDYKISNPKITVVEVQGQKVLQIIGDMKEIDKEKPVYNEEDLNIVISQTNVSKEEAIEALKSTNGSPAEAIIYIMNKHGSN
- the purE gene encoding 5-(carboxyamino)imidazole ribonucleotide mutase, whose product is MDIEIILGSKSDLPVLKDCISVLKQLKIEYNISIISAHRSPDHLRDHITRSDAKVFIAFAGLSAALPGFIASYTLKPVIGVPLSGKVPYDSLLSMAQLPKGVPVAVVGIDNAKNAALLAARILAVGSEKLADRLNKFQSEDIKNIEQENERELKSFLDQDK
- the guaA gene encoding glutamine-hydrolyzing GMP synthase, whose product is MTKLKIFDPSKFVEEVILNIRETIKNDKAVIAVSGGVDSTVAAILVSKAIGANLEAIFIDTGLMRKYENEEVIQMLKGLGINFLSLSEIDTFLNGLKGIADPEQKRKVIGETFIRIFEREAQKFGAHYLVQGTIAPDWIESGDELRETIKTHHNVGGIPKNIKLRILEPLRDLYKDEVRELARYLGLSVSERQPFPGPGLAIRVMGEITSEKLEIVRDANYIFETEIYKAVRDSKIQKPWQFFAVLLSTRSVGVHGDKRAFGYTIALRAIESIDGMSGTFSRIPFDLLDEISIKITNSIKGVNRVVYDITNKPPATIEWE
- a CDS encoding polyprenyl synthetase family protein, producing MSTYNEFVSSLSNKKENIDNNIDRYIRNRYSGEIFDLIKYITIHGKRLRGLLLTIASEAYKGNTIKTENLAVSAELGHSASLVHDDIMDRTRERRGTESFWVKYGLERGIILPHILISESLNIARNEGEEFVRIGISTWQRASYGQYLDFIAEEEKNHDKLDYLNVIDLKSGSLFEGAVETSAYIVKGSKQFIEEAKNFGRLLGISYQISDDFIGAILSEEGGGSNKLFKYYLLKKGIDISNKDKTFNFVLDWIKKEFNQLNKNKEFYLTDTLRFFLVYSIVEIFRETNEYVSQVKETLENILI
- a CDS encoding DUF3783 domain-containing protein; the encoded protein is MFKKLDDSDIASGERKVMILHGFSNKEINIIFELLKNNESLKKTIVAVTTPVSIEWKIKDLIGELLLEDEALKNKKVNNSD
- a CDS encoding Lrp/AsnC ligand binding domain-containing protein, with amino-acid sequence MAVGFVLISTAPGKEHDVYNALKNIKEIVELHPLFGEYDLIAKIDAKDFNELGKIVVDQIRNIAGVIDTKTLTGIKF